From the genome of Aspergillus chevalieri M1 DNA, chromosome 8, nearly complete sequence, one region includes:
- a CDS encoding 4-hydroxyphenylpyruvate dioxygenase family protein (COG:E;~EggNog:ENOG410PJ65;~InterPro:IPR037523,IPR041735,IPR041736,IPR029068, IPR004360,IPR005956;~PFAM:PF00903;~go_function: GO:0003868 - 4-hydroxyphenylpyruvate dioxygenase activity [Evidence IEA];~go_function: GO:0016701 - oxidoreductase activity, acting on single donors with incorporation of molecular oxygen [Evidence IEA];~go_process: GO:0009072 - aromatic amino acid family metabolic process [Evidence IEA];~go_process: GO:0055114 - oxidation-reduction process [Evidence IEA]), translating to MAPSALPDSTLTSDSSPLASYKAYDHVHWYVGNAKQAASYYTTRMGFKRIAYRGLETGSRATCSHVIRNGAITFILTSPLRSLDQLDRFTAEEQDQLREIHAHIEKHGDAVKDVAFEVDDVEGVFGAAVKNGARVVHGVKVLEDEGGVVKVARVQTYGETTHTLLERGDYRGAFLPGYRLESGVEDPVERLLPGVFLKRIDHCVGNQDWDEMEEICEYYEKALGFHRFWSVDDTQVCTEFSALKSIVMASPNEIVKMPINEPAKGKKQSQIEEYVDYYNGAGVQHIALLTDDIIRDITNLKARGVEFIKVPDAYYEDVQVRLKKAGLVLEEDFQTIRDLDILIDFDEGGYLLQLFTKHLMDRPTVFIEIIQRHNFSGFGAGNFRSLFEALEREQELRGNLV from the exons GCCAAGCAAGCCGCCTCATACTACACCACCCGCATGGGCTTCAAGCGCATCGCCTACCGCGGCCTCGAAACAGGCTCCCGAGCAACCTGCTCGCACGTCATCCGCAACGGCGCCATCACCTTCATCCTAACCTCCCCGCTCCGCTCGCTCGACCAACTCGACCGCTTCACTGCCGAAGAACAGGACCAGCTCCGTGAGATTCACGCACACATTGAGAAACACGGGGATGCAGTGAAGGATGTCGCGTTTGAGGTTGATGATGTAGAGGGTGTTTTTGGGGCTGCGGTGAAGAATGGAGCGAGGGTTGTGCACGGGGTTAAGGTGTTGGAGGATGAAGGGGGTGTGGTGAAGGTTGCGAGGGTGCAGACGTACGGGGAGACGACGCATACGTTGCTTGAGAGGGGGGATTATCGGGGGGCGTTTCTGCCAGGGTATCGGTTGGAGAGCGGGGTGGAGGATCCGGTTGAGAGGTTGTTGCCGGGGGTGTTTCTGAAGAGGATTGATCATTGTGTGGGGAATCAGGATTGGGATGAGATGGAGGAGATTTGCGAATA TTATGAAAAAGCCCTTGGCTTCCATCGTTTCTGGTCCGTTGATGACACTCAGGTTTGCAC CGAATTCTCGGCCCTCAAGAGTATAGTCATGGCCTCCCCCAACGAAATAGTCAAAATGCCCATCAACGAACCGGCCAAAGGCAAGAAACAATCCCAGATCGAAGAATACGTCGACTACTACAACGGCGCCGGCGTGCAGCACATCGCCCTCCTAACGGATGATATCATCCGCGACATCACGAACCTCAAAGCGCGTGGAGTCGAATTCATCAAGGTCCCGGATGCGTATTACGAAGATGTGCAGGTGCGGCTTAAGAAGGCAGGACTTGTTCTGGAGGAGGATTTCCAGACCATTCGCGATTTGGATATCTTGATTGATTTTGATGAGGGTGGGtatttgttgcagttgtttACGAAG CATTTGATGGATCGTCCAACTGTCTTCATTGAGATCATCCAGCGACACAACTTTTCTGGCTTCGGGGCTGGGAACTTCAGGTCGTTGTTTGAGGCGCTTGAGCGGGAGCAGGAGCTGCGTGGTAACCTTGTGTAG
- a CDS encoding uncharacterized protein (COG:O;~EggNog:ENOG410PIT1;~InterPro:IPR008913,IPR000571,IPR037274;~PFAM:PF05495;~go_function: GO:0008270 - zinc ion binding [Evidence IEA];~go_function: GO:0046872 - metal ion binding [Evidence IEA]), whose amino-acid sequence MESMSEGQQPPMVGIELAATQPPATAAPNAQQVPAKKQKCRFFTSRKGCRSGNACRYLHDTSTLDQTRSPPDNAVDQANRASQREDPVQDVATDLGNLSMRPRPVSKPPVVSNPTPAQRPVSTAESENPREFQINQLRRRFRPKETNDDSGTTMELELAPSDPDFPFEMDKLQCTLYVPQSYPAQAKPKLNVTNADMDKAFQDNVARGFDDIVDTSMRMNNRGTLLAWMNSLDRQLERLLTTIVERGPTIKFVANVGSREAPGSQQPAQGQQMVTSVSEQVRSAPRTQPVAAPARMFTAEEKAQAEKRRETETKQLDARLGRLPLFQRSGDGLSYTVPVQPTKADRLPASLRSIKTVNLEVPQLYPLEPSTIKLLGVVGPEAQAVEIGFAKWTGENSKLNLMSQVNYLTSNMHNLAKTPLESKLAPAPVEKPVHEEPQQPQDPFPEPVAGLEDKPHVHVIPRPPEWSIPKNDGDGEEDSSDLTDSEVYSEDEEDGGAPVTISELNTAERGVALSFPFLELYGIELLELMGLYITIRCERCKETLDVKNIPQAKDNSDAYTPKAETCKKCANAMSVGFRRQLMHPHSNRAGYLDLDGCTVVDLLPSNFVPTCAECSTTFPAPGIASVRGESSTAMCRQCHRKMVMKIPEVKFLRIASAAVTSRDRAPRRKPKEVLGIVAGQELPRRGRCTHYAKSYRWFRFSCCAKVFPCDKCHDAETDHPNEHANRMLCGFCSREQIYRPENCGICHAILIGKAGSGFWEGGKGTRNRVLMSRKDPRKYKRRGGTTANASKKK is encoded by the exons ATGGAAAGTATGTCTGAGG GTCAACAGCCACCGATGGTGGGTATTGAGTTGGCAGCCACTCAGCCTCCGGCTACTGCAGCGCCTAATGCTCAACAAGTACCCGCAAAAAAGCAGAAGTGCCGCTTCTTTACTTCCCGTAAGG GTTGCCGGTCTGGCAATGCCTGTCGTTATCTCCATGATACTTCCACACTTGACCAAACCCGTTCACCGCCAGATAACGCTGTCGACCAAGCCAATCGCGCATCACAGAGAGAAGACCCTGTACAAGATGTAGCCACCGATCTAGGAAACCTGTCCATGAGGCCACGACCAGTCTCCAAGCCACCAGTCGTTTCAAATCCTACGCCTGCTCAAAGACCAGTCTCCACAGCTGAGAGCGAAAACCCACGGGAATTCCAGATCAACCAATTGCGGCGACGCTTCCGCCCAAAGGAGACCAATGATGATTCCGGGACAACAATGGAGCTTGAGCTGGCCCCTTCAGACCCTGATTTCCCGTTTGAGATGGACAAGCTGCAATGTACCTTATACGTTCCGCAATCGTATCCTGCACAGGCAAAACCCAAGCTTAATGTTACCAATGCTGATATGGACAAAGCCTTTCAAGATAATGTGGCGAGGGGCTTTGACGACATCGTGGATACTTCGATGCGGATGAATAATCGGGGAACTTTGCTTGCATGGATGAACAGTCTTGACCGGCAATTGGAGCGTTTACTCACGACAATAGTAGAAAGAGGACCCACTATCAAATTTGTTGCGAACGTTGGCAGCAGAGAAGCGCCAGGGAGTCAACAACCAGCGCAGGGACAACAGATGGTTACCAGCGTCTCAGAACAAGTTCGATCTGCTCCAAGGACGCAGCCAGTAGCTGCGCCAGCACGTATGTTCACTGCAGAGGAGAAAGCACAGGCTGAGAAGAGACGGGAAACTGAGACTAAACAGCTGGATGCTCGTCTCGGTAGACTGCCACTGTTCCAGAGATCCGGGGACGGGCTTTCATATACCGTGCCCGTTCAACCGACCAAGGCAGATCGACTTCCTGCTTCGCTCCGTTCCATCAAGACGGTGAATCTCGAAGTACCACAGTTATACCCCTTGGAGCCTAGTACGATCAAATTACTAGGCGTCGTCGGCCCTGAAGCTCAAGCCGTTGAAATTGGTTTTGCGAAATGGACTGGGGAGAACAGCAAACTCAACCTGATGTCGCAAGTCAACTACCTGACAAGCAACATGCACAACCTTGCAAAGACACCACTTGAATCGAAACTCGCTCCAGCACCGGTCGAGAAGCCTGTACATGAAGAACCCCAGCAGCCACAGGATCCGTTTCCGGAGCCTGTGGCTGGATTAGAAGATAAACCTCACGTTCATGTTATCCCACGACCTCCGGAATGGTCGATTCCTAAAAACGACGGCGATGGCGAGGAAGACTCCAGTGACCTTACGGATTCTGAGGTGTACTCggaggacgaagaagatggaggagcCCCTGTCACGATCTCAGAGCTCAACACGGCGGAACGTGGTGTTGCACTGTCTTTTCCGTTCTTGGAGCTCTACGGAATCGAGCTTTTGGAACTCATGGGTCTCTACATTACGATACGATGCGAGCGGTGCAAGGAAACGCTTGATGTGAAGAATATCCCTCAAGCGAAGGATAACAGCGACGCGTACACACCCAAGGCTGAAACATGCAAGAAGTGTGCTAATGCGATGAGTGTTG GATTCCGACGACAACTGATGCATCCTCATTCAAACCGCGCGGGATACTTGGATTTGGATGGATGTACCGTGGTTGATCTACTTCCCAG CAACTTCGTCCCAACATGTGCGGAATGCTCCACGACGTTCCCCGCACCAGGTATTGCTTCGGTCCGTGGCGAGAGCTCGACTGCTATGTGTCGTCAGTGCCATCGAAAGATGG TGATGAAGATACCCGAGGTGAAATTCCTTAGAATTGCGTCTGCCGCAG TTACATCTCGCGATCGTGCCCCACGACGGAAG CCCAAGGAGGTCCTTGGTATCGTCGCTGGCCAGGAATTGCCACGACGGGGGCGTTGCACGCATTATGCAAAGAGTTACCGTTGGTTCCG ATTCAGTTGCTGCGCAAAGGTTTTCCCTTGCGACAA ATGCCACGACGCAGAAACAGACCATCCCAACGAACACGCAAACCGCATGCTCTG CGGCTTCTGCTCGCGCGAACAAATCTACCGCCCCGAGAACTGCGGCATCTGCCACGCGATCCTCATCGGGAAAGCAGGAAGTGGGTTCTGGGAGGGTGGAAAGGGGACGAGAAATCGGGTGTTGATGAGTCGGAAGG ATCCGCGGAAGTATAAGCGTCGTGGGGGTACGACGGCGAATGCGTCGAAGAAGAAGTAG
- a CDS encoding uncharacterized protein (COG:S;~EggNog:ENOG410PI77;~InterPro:IPR021711,IPR013860;~PFAM:PF08550,PF11702) → MFPRLATPVLTVDTEKIHKVDTANAQSLHGMWMVFSKCADYMDQGRRLENLSWRLWTRETFCVDPETSSEASVLPLLRSEAGDLPDLSSSVESAASDQAEKIEHHIKRPKCDYKPAVVREDSMLNLGRGKEKHITSSGLERMVLNIKEKKDLEPIPPTMTVSPPVVDITTRPSTRPSSPTPTPPSTSTAKEVPVRPSLVRKQPIESTESCSTTAPDNNDSDVPQQDGSDTSVSSSGIIPTRPSLIKSPSIVRGFSPSQISSSYRSQPRLAPEPQKMSTPVQRRPSPLKKKGGMFTLGGSSGDDDESSFDDRMLAQQTHRSSLSDELSKPTTVAPSPMKKVTTFKDQVGTIDPPKDASHDSDEDAIETDDDDISESAIDDDDEDSDWEDSVTESGRSSVDDNRMFQRVDSRPNLVSRRSMLTMMMNQPNKLQSPAFRSSPALQRQRSRLTCPNGPSYPTSPPEDGDNLTMRGPEVPRSKPIIVTPNPQSVAHSPRTTRRNMLATELTESLRHHLLWERQQKSATANAFLKRRHTAHDMANLQEYPGAKGARGQGSQHKEKDLSKGNGSYSNYTDYGPWEYHAKGW, encoded by the exons ATGTTTCCTCGCTTGGCTACTCCGGTATTGACTGTGGATACAGAGAAGATCCACAAGGTAGATACGGCAAATGCGCAGAGTTTACATGGGATGTGGATGG TGTTTTCAAAATGTGCCGATTATATGGATCAGGGTCGTCGATTGGAAAACCTCAGCTGGAGATTATGGACGCGGGAAACATTTTGTGTTGACCCGGAAACCTCGAGTGAGGCGTCGGTATTGCCACTTCTCCGTTCTGAGGCAGGTGACTTGCCCGACCTTTCGTCCAGTGTCGAATCGGCGGCCTCAGACCAAGCGGAGAAAATCGAACACCACATCAAACGCCCCAAATGTGACTACAAGCCGGCAGTAGTTCGTGAAGATTCCATGCTGAACCTCGGTCGCGGAAAGGAGAAGCACATCACGTCTTCTGGTTTGGAACGAATGGTTCTTAACatcaaagagaagaaggatctTGAACCTATTCCTCCTACCATGACAGTATCGCCACCCGTCGTTGACATTACTACCCGTCCCTCTACAAGACCCTCATCCCCCACTCCTACCCCGCCCTCGACCTCAACCGCGAAGGAAGTGCCAGTTCGCCCATCCCTGGTGCGGAAACAACCCATTGAGTCGACCGAATCGTGCTCGACCACTGCGCCCGACAACAATGACAGCGATGTACCACAGCAGGATGGCTCTGATACGAGCGTTTCTTCCTCTGGTATTATCCCGACCCGCCCTAGCCTGATCAAGTCTCCCAGCATCGTCCGTGGATTCTCTCCCTCGCAAATCTCCTCGTCGTACCGCTCGCAGCCCAGGTTGGCTCCCGAACCCCAGAAAATGAGCACCCCCGTTCAACGCAGACCATCCcctttgaagaagaaaggtgGAATGTTCACACTGGGTGGTTCGTCtggcgatgatgacgaaAGCTCGTTCGACGATCGTATGCTGGCCCAACAAACGCACCGCAGCTCTCTCTCGGATGAACTGAGCAAGCCTACAACCGTCGCCCCCAGTCCGATGAAGAAAGTGACCACATTCAAGGACCAAGTTGGCACGATCGATCCACCAAAGGATGCCAGCCACGACAGCGATGAAGATGCGATCGAGACCGATGATGACGATATCTCTGAAAGTGCtatcgatgatgatgatgaggactcGGATTGGGAAGATTCGGTTACGGAAAGTGGACGGTCCAGCGTGGATGATAACCGCATGTTCCAGCGCGTGGATTCTCGACCCAATCTTGTCTCGCGTCGCTCCATGCtcacgatgatgatgaaccAACCGAACAAGTTGCAGAGTCCTGCCTTCCGTTCCAGCCCTGCCCTTCAGCGACAGCGATCGCGTCTGACATGTCCCAATGGCCCGTCCTATCCCACTTCGCCGCCCGAAGATGGGGACAATTTGACAATGCGTGGCCCAGAAGTGCCTCGATCCAAGCCGATAATCGTGACACCCAATCCGCAATCCGTCGCCCATTCCCCGCGGACAACGCGCAGAAACATGCTTGCTACCGAGTTGACCGAATCCCTTCGACACCATCTCCTGTGGGAGCGCCAGCAGAAGAGCGCAACAGCAAACGCCTTTTTGAAGCGACGACACACTGCCCATGATATGGCCAACCTGCAGGAGTATCCTGGAGCCAAGGGTGCTCGAGGACAGGGCAGCCAACATAAGGAGAAGGACTTATCGAAAGGCAATGGTTCATATTCCAACTATACCGACTATGGACCGTGGGAATACCATGCCAAGGGCTGGTAG
- a CDS encoding NAD(P)-dependent alcohol dehydrogenase (COG:Q;~EggNog:ENOG410PU8B;~InterPro:IPR013154,IPR013149,IPR002328,IPR036291, IPR011032;~PFAM:PF00107,PF08240;~go_function: GO:0008270 - zinc ion binding [Evidence IEA];~go_function: GO:0016491 - oxidoreductase activity [Evidence IEA];~go_process: GO:0055114 - oxidation-reduction process [Evidence IEA]), protein MGHEASGTIHAVGSAVTSLQTGDKVAIEPGYPCRRCHHCKHGHYNLCPEMKFAADPPVLHGTLTKYFMLPADFCYKMPESVSLTEAVLMEPLAVAIHAVRQADVRPGKKVIVFGAGTVGLFCAAVAREFGAALVVSVDIMERKLSFAQRFVGGSVGRTVLADPSLSPEENAVRLVQEHRLGEGGDIAIDASGAEMSVQTALFSLHKGGTYAQVGMGKRKIEFPISEMCEKEITAKGCFRYGAGDFDLGVHLVGSRKVSLSGLVTSVFPFESATEAWETAKRGEGTKTLIEGPKD, encoded by the coding sequence ATGGGCCACGAAGCATCGGGGACTATACATGCAGTGGGCTCCGCGGTGACTTCCCTTCAAACTGGAGATAAGGTCGCAATTGAACCCGGCTATCCATGCCGCCGCTGTCACCACTGCAAGCATGGCCACTACAACCTCTGCCCGGAGATGAAATTTGCAGCCGATCCGCCCGTGCTGCATGGAACACTCACTAAATACTTCATGCTGCCTGCCGATTTCTGTTACAAGATGCCTGAGAGCGTCAGTCTGACAGAAGCTGTTCTCATGGAGCCTCTAGCTGTTGCCATCCATGCTGTGCGCCAGGCAGATGTTAGACCTGGGAAGAAAGTTATTGTGTTTGGTGCTGGGACTGTTGGGCTCTTCTGTGCGGCTGTTGCTAGGGAATTTGGTGCAGCTTTGGTTGTCTCCGTGGATATCATGGAGCGCAAGCTTTCTTTCGCACAGCGCTTCGTTGGTGGATCTGTGGGGAGAACGGTCCTTGCGGATCCATCTCTTAGCCCTGAGGAGAACGCAGTCCGCTTGGTACAAGAACATCGGTTGGGTGAAGGGGGTGACATCGCTATTGATGCATCTGGTGCTGAGATGTCAGTGCAAACAGCATTATTCTCGCTACACAAGGGAGGAACTTATGCTCAAGTGGGGATGGGAAAGCGCAAGATCGAGTTTCCAATATCAGAGATGTGCGAGAAGGAGATTACTGCTAAGGGTTGTTTCCGGTATGGAGCGGGGGACTTTGACTTGGGGGTGCACCTTGTGGGTTCAAGGAAGGTATCGTTATCTGGGCTGGTGACAAGTGTCTTTCCATTTGAGTCGGCTACTGAGGCGTGGGAAACTGCTAAGCGTGGTGAGGGTACGAAGACATTGATCGAGGGGCCCAAGGATTGA